A segment of the Romboutsia sp. 13368 genome:
GGCAAGATATAACAATGTAGTGAGGTGATAAGTGTGAAATTATATAATACATTAACTAGAACAAAAGAAGAATTTGTGCCGTTAGAAGAAGGAAAGGTAAAGATGTATGTTTGTGGACCGACAGTATACAATTATATACATATAGGAAATGCTAGACCTTTTATAATGTTTGATACATTAAGAAGATATTTACAATACAAAGGATATGATGTAACTTTCGTTCAAAACTTTACAGATGTAGATGATAAAATAATAAAAAGAGGTCATGAAGAAGGAATAAGCCCGGAAGAAGTAGCTGATAAGTATATAGATGAGTACTTTGTAGATGCAGATGGTCTTGGAATAAAAAGAGCAGATGTTCATCCAAGAGTTACAGATAATATACAACAAATAATAGATTTTGTTAAAGATTTAGAAGACAAAGGATATGCTTATGAAGTAAATGGAGATGTTTATTTTGACACTAAGAAATTTGAAGGTTATGGAAAACTTTCTAAGCAAAATCAAGATGAACTAGAAGCAGGAGCAAGAATAGAAGTAAATAGCCAAAAGAGACATCCAATGGATTTCGTTTTATGGAAGTCTAAAAAAGAAGGTGAACCAGGATGGAACAGCCCTTGGGGAGAAGGTAGACCAGGATGGCATATAGAGTGTTCGGTTATGTCAAGTAGATATCTAGGTGAAACTATAGATATACATGCTGGAGGTCAAGACTTAGCATTCCCTCACCATGAGAATGAGATAGCACAAAGTGAAGCTAGAAGTGGAAAGACATTCTCTAATTACTGGGTTCACAATGGATATATAAATATAAATAACGAGAAGATGAGTAAATCAAAAGGAAACTTCTTTACTGTAAGAGATATATCTAAGCAATATGACTTAGAAATAGTAAGAT
Coding sequences within it:
- the cysS gene encoding cysteine--tRNA ligase, which produces MKLYNTLTRTKEEFVPLEEGKVKMYVCGPTVYNYIHIGNARPFIMFDTLRRYLQYKGYDVTFVQNFTDVDDKIIKRGHEEGISPEEVADKYIDEYFVDADGLGIKRADVHPRVTDNIQQIIDFVKDLEDKGYAYEVNGDVYFDTKKFEGYGKLSKQNQDELEAGARIEVNSQKRHPMDFVLWKSKKEGEPGWNSPWGEGRPGWHIECSVMSSRYLGETIDIHAGGQDLAFPHHENEIAQSEARSGKTFSNYWVHNGYININNEKMSKSKGNFFTVRDISKQYDLEIVRFFMLSAHYRNPVNFSDEMLNQAKAGLERLYNAKEKLEFTISNLAQSSIKDSEKELVNELESYKTKFINAMEDDLNTADAVSAIFELSKFINTNVNEESSLEFAELCLDKFNELTEVLNIVNKKNDDILDKDIEELIQKRADAKKNKDFKLADDIRQELLDKGIILEDTRQGTKWKRA